The following coding sequences lie in one Hoplias malabaricus isolate fHopMal1 chromosome 14, fHopMal1.hap1, whole genome shotgun sequence genomic window:
- the amigo1 gene encoding amphoterin-induced protein 1: MSSSTGLCIRWTVWMALVLLYTPETAGSKMNYHKTCICASNIISCSKMNLTDVPPELPKYTSVLDLSYNDITRLLAGWTKYKLPKLHNLLLSHNGLNFISTEAFVYVKHLRYLDLSSNSLRQLDEYIFGELDDLEVLLLYNNQISQIDRTAFSGLSSLQKLYLSQNQVSRFPLELVKDKTRLESLSLLDLSSNRIKVLPVSELHSLPAYIKNGLYFHNNTLNCDCNLYSLMAQWYMRRLNSAVDYKDEYTCVSPGPEKKILRIFELNMNMNCSTFNESGVEAYLEQKLILSCDTRHRNVSKSWMLPGNIVVSPNSNQSAMVLTDGSLEIPSIKLEDSGQYTCFAVNEFLNETVYVWVKVYNFTLSGHGETLNTAYTTLVGCLASVVLVLIYLYLTPCRCFCCPGQGKSKNHHEDSIHSSMLSATPTHEDLATKAELNRHVAFIDPKDLQGQNGKVNPNGEEELDEQVRQGKGKRKKSVADSISSVFSDTPIVV, translated from the coding sequence ATGTCATCCTCTACAGGACTGTGTATTAGGTGGACAGTTTGGATGGCCCTGGTCCTTCTGTACACACCAGAGACTGCTGGCTCAAAAATGAATTATCACAAAACTTGCATATGCGCCAGTAACATCATCAGCTGTTCCAAGATGAACTTGACTGATGTTCCTCCGGAACTGCCCAAGTACACATCGGTGCTTGATCTGAGCTATAACGACATTACCCGGCTGCTGGCGGGATGGACCAAGTACAAACTTCCCAAACTCCACAACCTTTTACTGAGTCACAACGGCTTGAATTTCATCTCCACCGAAGCGTTTGTGTACGTTAAACATCTGCGCTACCTGGACCTTTCCTCCAACAGCCTGCGCCAACTCGACGAATACATCTTTGGGGAGCTGGACGACTTGGAAGTGCTTCTTCTCTACAACAACCAAATCTCTCAAATTGACCGCACCGCCTTCTCCGGCCTCAGCAGCCTGCAGAAGCTATACCTGAGCCAGAACCAAGTGTCCCGCTTCCCTCTGGAACTGGTCAAGGACAAGACGCGGCTGGAGAGTCTGAGCTTGCTGGACTTGTCTTCCAATCGGATCAAAGTCCTCCCTGTCTCAGAGCTGCATAGCCTGCCAGCATACATCAAGAATGGACTCTACTTCCACAACAACACACTAAACTGTGACTGTAACCTATACAGCTTGATGGCCCAGTGGTATATGCGGCGACTAAACTCTGCAGTGGATTACAAAGACGAATATACCTGCGTATCCCCAGGACCTGAAAAGAAGATACTGCGCATTTTTGAGCTAAACATGAACATGAACTGCAGCACTTTCAATGAGTCTGGAGTGGAAGCCTATTTGGAGCAGAAACTGATTCTCAGCTGCGACACCAGGCACCGGAATGTGTCCAAGTCTTGGATGCTTCCTGGCAACATAGTAGTGTCCCCTAACAGCAACCAAAGTGCGATGGTCCTCACGGATGGCAGTCTGGAGATTCCTTCAATAAAGCTTGAGGATTCTGGTCAATACACCTGCTTTGCTGTGAATGAGTTCCTTAACGAAACCGTGTACGTTTGGGTAAAAGTATATAACTTCACTCTGAGTGGACACGGTGAGACCCTCAACACAGCGTACACAACTTTAGTTGGCTGCTTGGCCAGCGTAGTCCTAGTACTCATCTATCTTTACCTGACCCCTTGCCGATGCTTTTGCTGTCCTGGGCAAGGCAAGTCTAAGAACCATCATGAGGACAGCATCCACTCTTCTATGCTCAGTGCCACACCCACTCACGAGGATCTGGCAACCAAAGCAGAGCTCAACAGGCATGTGGCCTTCATAGACCCCAAGGACCTTCAGGGCCAGAATGGGAAAGTGAACCCCAATGGGGAAGAGGAGCTGGATGAGCAGGTTAGGCAGGGGAAAGGCAAGCGGAAGAAATCAGTGGCAGACTCCATTAGTTCTGTCTTCTCAGACACACCCATTGTGGTCTGA